One window of the Microvirga mediterraneensis genome contains the following:
- the alr gene encoding alanine racemase: MTQLTSQHDAAGAVPENAAGGILHIDLDALASNWRTLRDNAGGAETAAVVKANAYGIGIEQAVPALGRAGCRTFFVAHLSEAIRARAVAPDATIYVLNGLFAGTGPTYAAHNLRPVLGSFEEIEEWAGFCRAENRKRPAAIHVDTGMNRLGLTVPQGLALRDRPEREDFETALLMSHFVSAEESDNPLNRQQIEAFEALRSSLPGIPASLPNSSGIFLNGKPPYDLVRPGYALYGGNPTPDRANPMKPVVGLEARIVQLRWVEADHTVGYNGRWLAVEKRRIATLSVGYADGYPRSSSARGRSGEDLLAGMTLVAGHPCPFAGNVSMDLITIDVTAVPENRIKRGDTVTLIGGDLTIDEVGRRAGTIGYEILTNLGARYARAYRGVQG; encoded by the coding sequence TTGACCCAACTCACCTCTCAGCATGACGCCGCCGGCGCTGTTCCCGAGAACGCCGCCGGAGGCATCCTCCACATCGACCTCGACGCCCTCGCGTCGAACTGGCGTACCCTGCGCGACAATGCGGGCGGCGCGGAAACGGCCGCCGTCGTCAAGGCGAACGCCTATGGCATCGGCATCGAGCAGGCCGTTCCCGCCCTCGGCCGAGCCGGCTGCCGCACCTTCTTCGTGGCGCACTTGAGCGAGGCGATACGCGCCCGCGCCGTGGCGCCGGACGCGACGATCTATGTGCTGAACGGCCTCTTCGCCGGCACCGGACCGACTTATGCGGCGCACAATCTGCGCCCGGTCCTGGGCTCCTTCGAGGAAATCGAGGAATGGGCGGGGTTCTGCCGCGCCGAAAACCGGAAAAGGCCCGCCGCGATCCATGTCGACACCGGCATGAACCGGCTCGGCCTCACGGTTCCGCAGGGGCTGGCGCTCAGGGACCGGCCGGAACGCGAGGACTTCGAGACCGCACTCCTGATGAGCCATTTCGTGAGCGCGGAAGAGAGCGACAATCCGCTGAACCGTCAGCAGATCGAGGCTTTCGAGGCCCTGCGGTCGTCCCTGCCCGGCATTCCCGCGTCGCTCCCGAACTCTTCCGGCATCTTCCTCAACGGCAAGCCGCCCTACGATCTGGTGCGTCCCGGTTATGCGCTCTACGGCGGCAACCCGACGCCGGACCGGGCCAATCCCATGAAGCCGGTCGTGGGCTTGGAGGCCCGCATCGTGCAGCTGCGCTGGGTCGAGGCTGACCACACGGTCGGCTACAACGGCCGCTGGCTGGCCGTGGAGAAGCGCCGCATCGCAACCCTCTCCGTCGGCTATGCGGACGGTTACCCACGTTCCTCGAGCGCGCGCGGCAGGAGCGGCGAGGACCTGCTCGCCGGCATGACCCTGGTGGCGGGCCATCCCTGCCCCTTCGCCGGCAACGTCTCCATGGATCTGATCACCATCGACGTCACGGCGGTGCCTGAGAACCGGATCAAGCGTGGCGACACGGTGACCCTGATCGGCGGCGACCTGACCATCGACGAGGTCGGCCGCCGCGCGGGCACCATCGGGTACGAGATCCTGACCAATCTCGGCGCTCGCTATGCCCGTGCCTATCGTGGAGTGCAGGGCTGA
- a CDS encoding replicative DNA helicase, with protein sequence MATANALIARLETAEPQFRTPPSNIEAEQALLGAILVNNDAYYRVSDFLEASHFIEDLHRRIYEVATSLIKAGKIATPITMKTFLGDQDLGGITVSQYLARLAAEATTVINAEDYGRTIYDLAIRRNLINIGEDIVNNAFDAPVENSPREQIEEAERRLYAIAETGRADGGFQRFSDALTAAIDMAAAAYKREGALSGISTGLIDLDKSLGGLQPSDLVILAGRPAMGKTSLVTNIAFNIAKAYRAEKQQDGNLKTVNGGIVGFFSLEMSAEQLATRIIAEQSGVPSYKIRRGDMREDDFYKITEAAREMQSIPFYIDQTGGISIAQLTARARRLKRQRGLDILIVDYLQLLSGSAKKGENRVQELTEITTGLKALAKELSVPLIALSQLSRQVESRDDKRPQLSDLRESGSIEQDADVVMFVYREEYYLKNKEPKPGTEEYFKWQSEMDQVHGKAEVIIGKQRHGPTGTVQLAFQADITRFTDLADEDKLPERIGD encoded by the coding sequence ATGGCCACCGCCAATGCCCTGATCGCCCGCCTCGAAACCGCCGAGCCGCAGTTTCGGACGCCCCCCAGCAACATCGAAGCCGAACAGGCTCTGCTGGGCGCGATTCTGGTCAACAACGACGCCTATTACCGCGTCTCGGATTTCCTCGAGGCCAGCCACTTCATCGAGGACCTGCACCGGCGCATCTACGAGGTCGCCACGAGCCTGATCAAAGCGGGCAAGATCGCGACCCCGATCACCATGAAGACCTTCCTGGGCGACCAGGATCTCGGCGGCATTACGGTTTCCCAATACCTCGCGCGTCTGGCGGCCGAGGCGACCACCGTCATCAACGCCGAGGATTACGGTCGCACGATCTACGACCTCGCGATCCGCCGCAACCTCATCAATATCGGCGAGGATATCGTCAACAACGCCTTCGACGCCCCGGTCGAGAACTCGCCGCGCGAGCAGATCGAGGAGGCGGAGCGGCGTCTCTACGCGATCGCGGAAACGGGCCGCGCCGACGGGGGCTTCCAGCGCTTTTCCGATGCCCTTACCGCAGCCATCGACATGGCCGCCGCCGCCTACAAGCGCGAGGGCGCCCTTTCGGGCATTTCGACCGGGCTCATCGACCTCGACAAGTCGCTGGGCGGTCTGCAGCCGTCCGACCTTGTCATTCTCGCGGGCCGTCCGGCGATGGGTAAGACCTCGCTGGTGACGAACATCGCGTTCAACATCGCGAAGGCCTATCGGGCCGAAAAGCAGCAGGACGGGAACCTTAAGACCGTCAACGGCGGCATCGTGGGCTTCTTCTCCCTCGAAATGTCGGCCGAGCAGCTCGCGACCCGTATCATCGCCGAGCAATCGGGCGTGCCGTCCTACAAGATCCGCCGCGGCGACATGCGCGAGGACGACTTCTACAAGATCACGGAAGCCGCCCGCGAGATGCAGTCGATTCCCTTCTACATCGACCAGACCGGCGGCATCTCCATCGCGCAGCTCACGGCCCGTGCGCGCCGCCTCAAGCGCCAGCGCGGCCTCGACATCCTCATCGTCGACTACCTGCAGCTTCTTTCCGGTTCGGCCAAGAAGGGGGAGAACCGCGTTCAGGAGCTGACCGAGATCACCACCGGCCTCAAGGCGCTCGCCAAGGAGCTCTCCGTCCCGCTCATTGCCCTCTCCCAGCTCTCCCGTCAGGTGGAATCCCGCGACGACAAGCGGCCGCAGCTCTCCGACCTTCGTGAATCGGGCTCGATCGAGCAGGACGCCGACGTGGTCATGTTCGTTTACCGCGAGGAGTACTATCTGAAGAACAAGGAGCCGAAACCCGGCACCGAGGAGTACTTCAAGTGGCAATCGGAGATGGATCAGGTCCATGGCAAGGCCGAGGTCATCATCGGCAAGCAGCGTCACGGTCCCACGGGCACCGTGCAGCTCGCCTTCCAGGCCGACATCACCCGCTTCACCGACCTTGCGGATGAAGACAAACTTCCCGAACGGATTGGCGATTGA
- the rplI gene encoding 50S ribosomal protein L9, whose translation MEVILLERVAKLGQMGETVKVRSGYARNFLLPRGKALRATDANKKHFETQRAQLEARNLERRKEAEAVGEKLNGQSFIILRQSGETGVLYGSVSTRDLAEIMTQNGFTVDRNQIAINQPIKTIGLHNVPVALHPEVEVQVTINVARSPEEAERQARGESVTTREETNLDDLGLEVGAALAEAGGDEEL comes from the coding sequence ATGGAAGTGATCCTTCTCGAGCGCGTCGCAAAGCTCGGCCAGATGGGCGAGACCGTGAAGGTCCGTTCCGGCTACGCCCGCAACTTCCTCCTGCCGCGCGGCAAGGCCCTGCGCGCCACGGACGCCAACAAGAAGCATTTCGAGACGCAGCGCGCCCAGCTCGAGGCCCGCAACCTCGAGCGCCGCAAGGAAGCGGAAGCCGTCGGCGAGAAGCTGAACGGCCAGAGCTTCATCATCCTGCGCCAGTCCGGCGAGACCGGCGTGCTCTACGGTTCGGTCTCGACCCGCGACCTCGCCGAGATCATGACCCAGAACGGCTTCACCGTTGACCGCAACCAGATCGCGATCAACCAGCCGATCAAGACCATCGGCCTGCACAACGTGCCGGTCGCCCTCCATCCGGAGGTCGAGGTCCAGGTGACGATCAACGTCGCCCGCAGCCCCGAGGAAGCCGAGCGTCAGGCCCGCGGCGAGTCGGTCACGACCCGCGAGGAGACCAACCTCGACGACCTCGGCCTCGAAGTCGGCGCCGCCCTGGCGGAAGCCGGCGGCGACGAGGAGCTCTGA
- a CDS encoding DUF2232 domain-containing protein: MNFVATGIGAGLVSALLTAVIVKATPLAAVLYLLAPIPVLIVSLGWDHRSGLIAALVGGIAIALILSPLSGLGFAIITALPAWWLSYLALLGRPGPDGAMEWYPVGRLLAWIAATAALTIIAAGVISTGGDYEAFDQNARAVAEAFVGAQFTTSGPGALDAETREELISIFARLTPFLSAQGFTTVLALYLWAAARIVQASKRLPRPWAPVPELVMPRSAGLILVGALVVASFGGFIGALGMALSGAFLMAFALQGLAAIHDRTRGKSGRSFILSALYVLIFVTQGILMVALALFGIADTVFGLRRRFGSGPNPPPTLST; the protein is encoded by the coding sequence ATGAATTTTGTTGCGACAGGCATAGGCGCGGGCCTCGTTTCGGCCCTTCTGACCGCGGTGATCGTCAAGGCGACCCCGCTCGCGGCCGTGCTGTATCTGCTTGCCCCCATTCCCGTCCTGATCGTATCCCTCGGCTGGGACCACCGCTCCGGGCTCATCGCAGCCCTCGTCGGCGGCATCGCGATCGCCCTGATCCTGTCGCCCCTCAGCGGATTGGGCTTCGCGATCATCACGGCCCTGCCCGCCTGGTGGCTGTCCTACCTCGCCCTGCTCGGGCGCCCCGGCCCTGACGGCGCCATGGAATGGTATCCCGTCGGCCGGCTTCTCGCCTGGATCGCCGCGACGGCGGCGCTCACCATCATCGCCGCCGGGGTGATTTCGACGGGCGGCGATTACGAAGCCTTCGATCAGAATGCCCGCGCGGTCGCCGAGGCCTTCGTCGGCGCGCAGTTCACCACGTCTGGACCCGGCGCGCTCGACGCGGAGACCCGTGAGGAACTGATCAGCATCTTCGCGCGCCTGACGCCCTTCCTGTCGGCCCAGGGCTTCACGACCGTCCTGGCGCTCTACCTCTGGGCGGCCGCCCGGATCGTCCAGGCGTCCAAACGCCTGCCGCGCCCCTGGGCCCCGGTGCCGGAACTCGTGATGCCGCGCTCGGCCGGCCTGATCCTGGTCGGCGCCCTCGTCGTCGCCAGCTTCGGCGGCTTTATCGGCGCCCTCGGAATGGCCCTGTCGGGAGCCTTCCTGATGGCCTTTGCCCTTCAGGGCCTCGCGGCGATCCACGACCGCACGCGGGGCAAGTCGGGCCGCTCGTTCATCCTGTCGGCGCTGTACGTGCTGATCTTCGTCACCCAGGGCATCCTGATGGTCGCCCTGGCCCTGTTCGGCATTGCCGACACCGTCTTCGGCCTGCGCCGCCGTTTCGGCTCGGGGCCGAACCCGCCTCCAACCCTTTCCACCTGA
- the rpsR gene encoding 30S ribosomal protein S18, translating into MAFGATGGAAGGGRRPFFRRRKTCPFSGPNAPKIDYKDTKLLSRYISERGKIVPSRITAVSAKKQRELAQAIKRARFLGLLPYVIR; encoded by the coding sequence ATGGCATTTGGTGCTACTGGTGGGGCTGCCGGCGGCGGCCGTCGTCCGTTCTTCCGTCGTCGTAAGACCTGCCCGTTCTCGGGCCCGAACGCTCCGAAGATCGACTACAAGGACACGAAGCTCCTGTCCCGCTACATCTCCGAGCGCGGCAAGATCGTTCCTTCGCGCATCACGGCCGTGTCGGCCAAGAAGCAGCGTGAGCTCGCCCAGGCGATCAAGCGCGCCCGCTTCCTGGGCCTCCTGCCCTACGTGATCCGCTAA
- the rpsF gene encoding 30S ribosomal protein S6, with protein MPLYEHIFLARQDVTPQQVEAMVDQYKGVIEQNGGSVDKTEMWGVKSLAYRIKKNRKAHFTMFNLNAPAPAVAEMERQMRINEDILRFMTIKVEELETEPSVMMQKRDRDERKDRERRERDGGPEGGNEGEEA; from the coding sequence ATGCCTCTCTACGAGCATATCTTTTTGGCTCGCCAGGATGTCACCCCGCAGCAGGTCGAAGCAATGGTCGACCAGTACAAGGGCGTCATCGAGCAGAACGGCGGCAGCGTCGACAAGACCGAGATGTGGGGCGTGAAGTCCCTCGCCTATCGGATCAAGAAGAACCGCAAGGCGCATTTCACGATGTTCAATCTCAACGCTCCGGCCCCGGCCGTGGCCGAGATGGAGCGTCAGATGCGCATCAACGAAGACATCCTTCGCTTCATGACCATCAAGGTCGAGGAGCTCGAGACCGAGCCGTCCGTGATGATGCAGAAGCGCGACCGCGATGAGCGCAAGGACCGCGAGCGCCGCGAGCGCGATGGCGGCCCTGAGGGCGGTAACGAAGGCGAGGAGGCTTAA
- a CDS encoding pyridoxine 5'-phosphate synthase codes for MTAPPLRLGVNIDHVATVRNARGGVHPDPVRAANLAVLAGADGITAHLREDRRHIRDADMWRLKQELFVPLNFEMAATSEMVALATRIHPHAACLVPEKREERTTEGGLDIIGAHAHLRPVIQELKGEGIRVSLFVEPDIAVMDAACDLRAPVVELHTGTYCEAVADGDQARITHELERLRRAAEHGAGLGLEIHAGHGLALDSVRPVAAIPQIVELNIGHSLIGEAIFVGLDEAVRAMRAAMDQGRAQVTA; via the coding sequence ATGACTGCTCCTCCTCTACGCCTCGGCGTCAATATCGATCACGTCGCGACCGTGCGGAATGCGCGGGGCGGCGTCCATCCCGATCCGGTCCGGGCCGCGAATCTGGCGGTGCTGGCCGGGGCGGACGGGATTACCGCGCATCTCAGGGAAGACCGGCGCCATATCCGGGACGCGGATATGTGGCGGCTCAAGCAGGAATTGTTCGTGCCGCTCAATTTCGAGATGGCGGCCACCTCCGAGATGGTGGCGCTCGCCACCCGCATCCATCCCCATGCGGCCTGCCTCGTACCCGAGAAGCGCGAGGAGCGCACGACGGAAGGGGGGCTCGACATCATCGGTGCCCATGCCCATCTGCGTCCGGTGATCCAGGAACTGAAGGGCGAGGGCATCCGCGTGTCGCTGTTCGTCGAGCCGGACATCGCCGTCATGGACGCCGCCTGCGACCTGCGGGCGCCCGTGGTCGAGCTCCATACGGGAACCTATTGTGAGGCGGTCGCCGATGGGGACCAGGCCAGAATCACCCATGAGCTGGAGCGCCTGAGGCGCGCGGCCGAGCATGGGGCCGGGCTCGGCCTCGAAATTCACGCAGGCCACGGTCTCGCCCTCGACTCGGTGCGTCCCGTCGCGGCGATCCCGCAGATCGTGGAACTCAATATCGGCCATTCCCTGATCGGAGAGGCGATCTTCGTCGGCCTCGACGAAGCGGTCCGGGCCATGCGCGCCGCCATGGACCAGGGCCGGGCGCAGGTGACGGCGTGA
- the acpS gene encoding holo-ACP synthase, translated as MIIGIGSDLCDIRRIEKSIERFGERFTHRIYTEGERARSDRRAARAPSYARRFAAKEACAKALGTGLSHGVFWRDMEVVNLPTGRPTMRLTGGALERLQAITPAGHRAVVHVSLTDDPPLAQAFVIIEALPI; from the coding sequence GTGATCATCGGCATCGGCTCCGACCTCTGCGACATCCGGCGCATCGAAAAATCGATCGAACGCTTTGGCGAACGATTCACGCACCGCATCTATACGGAAGGCGAGCGGGCGCGGAGCGACAGGCGGGCCGCACGCGCGCCGTCCTATGCCCGGCGCTTCGCCGCCAAGGAGGCCTGCGCCAAGGCCCTGGGAACGGGATTGAGTCATGGGGTCTTCTGGCGCGACATGGAGGTGGTCAATCTTCCGACCGGCCGCCCGACCATGCGGCTGACCGGGGGAGCGCTGGAGCGCCTCCAGGCCATCACGCCGGCGGGGCATAGGGCGGTGGTCCACGTGTCGCTGACCGACGATCCGCCGCTGGCTCAAGCCTTCGTGATCATCGAGGCGCTGCCCATATGA
- the lepB gene encoding signal peptidase I, which produces MPQQDGFRLPEERAGANISIESGLPLGLKCKPLSTCHRMKTAPAVAVQEHRSTDVSDKSSKYAGSSAKSEEGGLWETIKVIVQALLIAVVVRTVLFQPFNIPSGSLIPTLLIGDYLFVSKYSYGYSKHSIPFSPALFSGRILGSEPKRGEIAVFKLPKDNSTDYIKRVIGLPGDKIQVIGGVLHINGQPVQRERVEDYKTTDLYGRTISVPQYKETLPGGVSHFVIERDGDRGYWDNTNVYTVQPGHFFMMGDNRDNSTDSRDEASVGQVPFENLVGRAEIIFFSIDESASLWRPWEWPQKIRWNRLFERIQ; this is translated from the coding sequence ATGCCGCAACAGGACGGATTCCGGCTTCCCGAAGAGCGGGCCGGAGCCAACATATCCATCGAGAGTGGTTTGCCCTTGGGGCTTAAGTGCAAACCACTCTCGACCTGCCACCGGATGAAGACGGCCCCCGCCGTCGCGGTCCAAGAGCATAGGTCGACGGACGTGAGCGATAAAAGCAGCAAATACGCAGGTAGCAGCGCGAAGAGCGAAGAAGGCGGCCTTTGGGAGACCATCAAGGTCATCGTCCAGGCGCTTCTGATCGCCGTGGTCGTGCGCACCGTGCTCTTCCAGCCCTTCAACATCCCGTCGGGGTCCTTGATCCCGACCCTGCTGATCGGCGATTACCTGTTCGTCTCCAAGTATTCCTACGGCTATTCCAAGCACTCGATCCCCTTCAGCCCGGCGCTCTTCTCCGGCCGCATCCTCGGGTCCGAGCCGAAGCGGGGCGAGATCGCGGTGTTCAAGCTGCCGAAGGACAACTCGACCGACTACATCAAGCGCGTCATCGGCCTGCCGGGAGACAAGATCCAGGTGATCGGCGGCGTGCTGCACATCAACGGCCAGCCGGTCCAGCGCGAGCGCGTCGAGGACTATAAGACCACGGATCTCTACGGCCGCACGATCTCCGTGCCGCAATACAAGGAGACGCTGCCGGGCGGCGTGTCCCACTTCGTCATCGAGCGCGACGGCGACCGCGGCTACTGGGACAACACCAACGTCTACACGGTGCAGCCGGGCCACTTCTTCATGATGGGCGACAACCGCGACAACTCCACGGACTCGCGGGACGAGGCGAGCGTCGGGCAGGTGCCGTTCGAGAACCTGGTCGGCCGCGCCGAGATCATCTTCTTCTCCATCGACGAGAGCGCCTCCCTGTGGCGCCCTTGGGAATGGCCGCAGAAGATCCGCTGGAATCGTCTCTTCGAACGGATCCAGTAG
- the rnc gene encoding ribonuclease III, translating into MARRRPNLDELLNKLDYRFERPELLDEALTHVSAPQAAGQSYQRLEFLGDRVLGLAIAALLYRKFPDAPEGELSRRLAELVRRESCAEIAISWDVGPYLKLGAGEAHSGERRNQTILADVCEAIIGAVFLDSGYEAARALVERSFQPLLEAPRRPLRDPKSALQEWAQGQGLPPPTYSVAEQTGPDHAPKFRVMVKVKGAEGEFGSGTSKRIAEQAAARSLLMREGVWTEEEHGTA; encoded by the coding sequence GTGGCACGCCGCAGGCCGAATCTCGACGAGCTTCTGAACAAGCTCGATTACCGCTTCGAAAGGCCCGAGCTCCTGGACGAAGCCCTGACTCATGTCAGTGCCCCCCAGGCGGCCGGGCAGAGCTATCAGAGGCTGGAGTTCCTGGGCGACCGGGTGCTCGGTCTCGCCATCGCGGCGCTGCTCTACAGGAAGTTTCCCGACGCACCCGAGGGCGAGCTCTCGCGGCGCCTCGCGGAGCTCGTGCGGCGCGAGAGCTGCGCGGAGATCGCCATCTCGTGGGATGTCGGGCCCTATCTCAAGCTCGGCGCCGGCGAGGCCCATTCGGGCGAGCGGCGCAACCAGACCATCCTGGCCGATGTGTGCGAGGCGATCATCGGGGCCGTCTTCCTGGATAGCGGCTACGAGGCGGCCCGCGCTCTCGTCGAGCGCTCGTTCCAACCCCTGCTGGAGGCGCCCCGCCGCCCCTTGCGGGATCCGAAGAGCGCCCTGCAGGAATGGGCGCAGGGACAGGGGCTGCCTCCCCCGACCTATTCCGTTGCGGAGCAGACCGGGCCCGACCACGCGCCGAAATTCCGGGTCATGGTCAAAGTGAAGGGTGCCGAGGGCGAGTTCGGCTCCGGCACTTCGAAGCGCATCGCGGAACAGGCGGCTGCGCGAAGCCTTCTCATGAGAGAGGGCGTATGGACGGAGGAAGAGCATGGAACAGCCTGA
- the era gene encoding GTPase Era codes for MEQPEQTNTKAGFVALIGAPNAGKSTLLNSLVGSKVSIVSRKVQTTRALVRGIAIEGEAQIVFVDTPGIFKPKRRLDRAMVTSAWGGAGDADVIALLLDARKGIDEEAEAILDKLPDLKRPKVLILNKIDLIERSKLLEMASKLNEKVPFAHTFMISALKGDGIQTLKRQLAEMMPEGPWLYPEDQISDAPLRMLAAEITREKIYERLHEELPYQSTVETDQWQVRPDGSVRIEQTVFVERDSQRKIVLGKGGQTIKAIGQAARKEIAEIAESPVHLFIFVKVRENWSDDPERYREMGLEFPRGG; via the coding sequence ATGGAACAGCCTGAGCAGACCAACACGAAGGCCGGTTTCGTCGCTCTCATCGGCGCGCCGAACGCGGGCAAGTCGACCCTCCTGAACTCGCTCGTCGGGTCCAAGGTCTCCATCGTGTCGCGCAAGGTGCAGACGACCCGCGCCCTGGTCCGCGGCATCGCTATCGAGGGCGAGGCGCAGATCGTCTTCGTGGATACCCCCGGCATCTTCAAGCCCAAGCGCCGCCTCGACCGCGCCATGGTCACGTCGGCCTGGGGCGGAGCAGGGGACGCCGATGTGATTGCCCTCCTGCTCGACGCCCGCAAGGGTATCGACGAGGAAGCCGAGGCGATCCTGGACAAACTGCCCGACCTGAAGCGCCCGAAGGTTCTGATCCTCAACAAGATCGACCTGATCGAGCGCTCCAAGCTCCTGGAAATGGCCTCGAAGCTGAACGAGAAGGTGCCCTTCGCGCACACGTTCATGATCTCGGCCCTGAAGGGCGACGGCATCCAGACGCTGAAGCGCCAGCTTGCCGAGATGATGCCGGAAGGGCCCTGGCTGTATCCGGAAGACCAGATATCCGACGCGCCCCTGCGCATGCTGGCCGCCGAGATCACCCGCGAGAAGATCTACGAGCGCCTGCACGAGGAGCTGCCCTACCAGTCCACCGTCGAGACCGACCAGTGGCAGGTGCGCCCCGACGGCTCGGTGCGCATCGAGCAGACCGTATTCGTGGAGCGTGACAGCCAGCGCAAGATCGTGCTCGGCAAGGGCGGCCAGACCATCAAGGCTATCGGCCAGGCGGCCCGCAAGGAGATCGCCGAGATCGCGGAGAGCCCCGTTCACCTCTTCATCTTCGTGAAGGTGCGCGAGAACTGGAGCGACGATCCGGAGCGCTACCGCGAGATGGGGCTGGAGTTCCCGCGGGGAGGATAA
- a CDS encoding OmpA family protein, producing MPPAPSGQIQPAPGRPGAREAGPDRVEPLDPSRVRIDDLRSQRRERREGDRVIIEEPGDRTIIREGNQVIIRHDDTERFRRTYRDADIRTERRGADEEVTIVRRPDGSEIVTVRDQYGNLVRRVRREPAGREVVLIENRRSGIERRPGYGYVEEEVIRMPPPVVRIPREEYIVETERASEADIVRAFTAPPVERIERAYTLDEVRRSQPLRERMRRVDVDTINFEFGSWELPPDQIDSLRGIADGLRQAISRNPNEIFLVEGHTDAVGSDEDNLTLSDRRAETVATILTQRYQIPAENLTTQGYGEQYLKVNTPGPERENRRVTMRRITPLLQGQNQQ from the coding sequence GTGCCTCCCGCCCCAAGCGGGCAGATCCAGCCGGCGCCCGGACGGCCGGGGGCGCGGGAGGCGGGGCCGGACCGCGTCGAGCCCCTCGATCCGTCGCGGGTCCGCATCGACGACCTGCGCAGCCAGCGCCGGGAGCGGCGCGAGGGCGACCGGGTCATCATCGAGGAGCCCGGCGACCGCACGATCATCCGCGAGGGCAATCAGGTCATCATCCGGCACGATGATACCGAGCGCTTTCGCCGGACCTATCGCGACGCCGACATCCGCACCGAACGGCGCGGCGCCGACGAGGAGGTGACCATCGTGCGCCGCCCTGACGGGTCCGAGATCGTGACCGTGCGCGACCAGTACGGCAACCTCGTCCGCCGCGTGCGGCGCGAACCGGCCGGGCGCGAGGTCGTGCTCATCGAGAACCGGCGCAGCGGTATCGAGCGACGCCCCGGCTACGGCTACGTGGAGGAGGAAGTCATCCGCATGCCTCCTCCGGTTGTCCGGATTCCGCGGGAGGAGTACATCGTCGAGACCGAACGCGCCTCCGAGGCCGATATCGTGCGGGCCTTCACGGCTCCGCCGGTGGAGCGCATCGAGCGGGCCTATACCCTCGACGAGGTGCGCCGCAGCCAGCCGCTGCGCGAGCGCATGCGCCGCGTGGACGTCGACACGATCAACTTCGAGTTCGGCTCCTGGGAGCTGCCGCCGGATCAGATCGATTCCCTCAGGGGCATCGCGGACGGGTTGCGTCAGGCCATCTCCCGCAACCCGAACGAGATCTTCCTGGTGGAGGGTCACACGGATGCGGTCGGCTCGGACGAGGATAACCTGACCTTGTCCGACCGGCGCGCGGAAACGGTCGCGACCATCCTGACGCAGCGCTACCAGATCCCCGCCGAGAACCTCACCACGCAGGGGTACGGCGAGCAATATCTGAAGGTGAACACGCCAGGACCGGAGCGCGAGAACCGCCGCGTGACCATGCGCCGGATCACACCACTGCTGCAGGGCCAGAACCAGCAGTAA
- the recO gene encoding DNA repair protein RecO → MQWTDEGVVLGVRKHGETSVILELMTRGHGRHLGLVHGGRSKSLQAVLQPGNTVQATWRARLDENLGVYQIEGLNLRAARLMGSSMALYGLAALAHLMRYFPERDPHFALYETMTVLVDHLDDPDLAPPLFVRFELAMLTELGFGLDLSSCAATGSERDLVYVSPRSGRAVSAEAGEPYKDRLLKLPGFLIGRSRSNRPGEEEIRAGFALTDFFLHQNVFEPLGKRAPEERARFVALATAGDE, encoded by the coding sequence ATGCAATGGACTGATGAAGGCGTCGTTCTCGGCGTTCGCAAGCATGGGGAAACGAGCGTCATCCTCGAGCTGATGACCCGTGGGCACGGCCGTCATCTCGGCCTCGTCCATGGCGGTCGCTCGAAGAGCCTCCAGGCGGTGCTCCAGCCCGGCAACACCGTGCAGGCCACCTGGCGGGCAAGGCTCGACGAGAACCTGGGGGTGTATCAGATCGAGGGCCTGAACCTGCGCGCCGCGCGGCTCATGGGCTCCTCCATGGCGCTCTATGGTCTCGCCGCCCTGGCCCACCTGATGCGCTACTTTCCCGAGCGCGATCCGCATTTCGCCCTCTACGAGACGATGACGGTGCTGGTGGACCACCTGGACGATCCCGATCTCGCGCCGCCGCTTTTCGTGCGCTTCGAGCTCGCCATGCTGACCGAACTCGGCTTCGGTCTTGATCTGTCCTCCTGCGCGGCGACCGGGTCCGAGCGGGATCTCGTCTATGTGTCTCCGAGGAGCGGCCGGGCGGTCAGCGCGGAGGCCGGGGAGCCTTACAAGGACAGGCTTCTGAAGCTGCCGGGCTTCCTGATCGGCCGATCGAGGTCCAACCGCCCGGGCGAGGAGGAGATCAGGGCGGGATTTGCCCTGACGGACTTCTTCCTGCATCAGAACGTCTTCGAGCCCCTCGGGAAGAGGGCTCCGGAGGAGCGGGCGCGTTTCGTCGCACTGGCCACGGCTGGGGATGAATGA